A genome region from Bradyrhizobium guangzhouense includes the following:
- a CDS encoding ABC transporter ATP-binding protein, translated as MSVETAKILPLRDGAGTKPKIVAKNVQKYFGNVLAMEDISCTINEREFVAIIGPSGCGKSTFLYLIAGFEKASQGELLINNELVVGPGPDRGVVFQEFVLFPWLTVLRNATLGLDIKGVPRQEAEERARKWLRLTGLSGFENAYPSSLSGGMKQRVAIARALSYDPEVLLLDEPFGALDVQTKNYMIQDLQNLWVEANRTIVMITHSVSEAVQLADRVLILSSRPSRIIADVAIKLPHPRDLRDPQVRRYEDEVTALLSAEVDKAMKRERQTFAGRS; from the coding sequence ATGAGCGTTGAAACGGCAAAAATACTCCCGCTGCGCGACGGTGCCGGTACCAAGCCCAAGATTGTCGCCAAGAATGTCCAGAAGTATTTCGGAAACGTGCTGGCGATGGAGGACATTTCTTGCACGATCAACGAACGGGAATTCGTGGCTATCATCGGTCCAAGCGGTTGCGGCAAGTCGACGTTTCTGTACCTGATCGCTGGATTCGAGAAGGCAAGCCAGGGGGAACTGCTAATCAACAACGAACTCGTGGTGGGGCCAGGACCCGACCGTGGCGTGGTCTTTCAGGAGTTCGTGCTGTTCCCCTGGCTTACGGTGTTGCGTAATGCGACGCTGGGCCTGGACATCAAAGGTGTGCCACGGCAGGAAGCTGAGGAGCGGGCGAGGAAGTGGCTTCGTCTGACAGGCCTTTCGGGGTTCGAGAATGCCTATCCATCGTCTCTGTCGGGCGGCATGAAACAGCGCGTCGCCATCGCTCGGGCACTTAGTTACGATCCGGAGGTGCTGCTACTCGATGAGCCGTTCGGCGCACTCGACGTGCAAACAAAGAACTACATGATCCAGGATCTACAAAACCTCTGGGTCGAGGCCAATCGAACTATCGTGATGATAACTCATAGTGTATCAGAGGCCGTTCAGCTTGCCGATCGAGTGCTTATTCTGAGCTCACGGCCCTCGCGAATAATTGCGGACGTGGCGATCAAGCTACCCCACCCTCGGGACTTAAGGGACCCGCAGGTCCGGCGATACGAAGACGAGGTTACGGCTCTTCTGTCGGCGGAAGTCGACAAGGCGATGAAGCGCGAACGCCAGACGTTTGCTGGCCGCTCATAG
- a CDS encoding HpcH/HpaI aldolase/citrate lyase family protein, giving the protein MYRSLLYVPASSERFIAKSALCGADAIILDLEDSVAPAQKEGARNRLASSIKRCAAAGADIWVRINRPLSAAVRDIEASVLGGAKGILITKVEGAEHVRLLLEVAERTERDHDRREPLQAIAVIESVKILAKADDIARAHERVIGLMGGSEDLALSMGANPTHEALKIPKMLVHMAAAGAGKYSFGLFGSVADYKDVRLMRELAEEAFGHGVTGATCVHPSVVPILNNAFAPSDADVARAQLIIETARQQTERGVGAYSLEGRMVDEPVVERARQLLERARRHRRADAS; this is encoded by the coding sequence GTGTACCGATCTCTGCTTTATGTCCCCGCCTCATCTGAGCGCTTCATTGCAAAGTCGGCGCTTTGTGGCGCCGATGCCATAATCCTGGATCTTGAAGACAGCGTCGCGCCCGCACAGAAGGAGGGGGCACGCAATAGGCTTGCGTCGTCGATAAAACGATGCGCTGCCGCAGGAGCTGACATTTGGGTGCGTATTAATCGACCTCTGTCGGCTGCCGTCCGAGATATCGAGGCTTCGGTGCTCGGTGGTGCCAAGGGCATTCTGATTACAAAAGTCGAGGGCGCCGAGCACGTGCGGTTGCTTCTAGAGGTTGCTGAGCGAACCGAACGGGATCATGACCGTCGCGAGCCACTCCAAGCGATCGCAGTCATCGAGTCCGTCAAGATTTTGGCCAAAGCGGACGACATCGCACGCGCCCACGAGCGGGTGATAGGCCTGATGGGCGGTAGTGAGGACTTAGCGCTATCGATGGGAGCTAATCCCACTCATGAGGCACTTAAGATACCCAAGATGCTGGTTCACATGGCCGCTGCCGGAGCCGGAAAATACTCGTTCGGATTGTTCGGCTCCGTTGCGGACTACAAGGATGTCCGACTAATGCGCGAGCTAGCGGAGGAGGCATTCGGTCACGGAGTTACGGGTGCGACCTGTGTCCATCCTTCAGTGGTACCGATCCTAAACAATGCCTTTGCACCGTCCGACGCTGATGTCGCAAGGGCGCAATTGATCATCGAGACCGCCCGTCAGCAAACCGAACGTGGCGTCGGCGCCTATTCGCTGGAAGGCAGGATGGTCGACGAGCCCGTCGTCGAACGTGCCCGGCAACTCTTGGAGCGGGCGCGGCGCCACCGGCGTGCCGACGCAAGCTGA
- the ehuB gene encoding ectoine/hydroxyectoine ABC transporter substrate-binding protein EhuB, translating into MLRTLHIFLALAFLTFSSSSFAGARLDDAKKSGLTLGFSNEPPFAFKQADGSLAGSDYDLAKLAFNRLGVERIEGTVVAFGSLIPGLQAKRFDFIATGLYILPARCLQVLFTEPNFTVQEGLLVRKGNPKQIHSLDDIVKHEDIKVGGNISGQPTQNAVKAGVKDSQITRFPDIPSNVASLKAGRIDGALLISVTARWNAKNDPTLEVAEPYTGLLIDGKPKQDYGAFAFRKEDSELRDAFNAEMLKIVHSSEYVEILKKYGMTQNEVPAADVKLDTLCKQ; encoded by the coding sequence ATGCTACGAACTTTGCATATTTTTCTAGCACTCGCTTTCCTGACTTTCTCGTCATCGAGTTTTGCCGGTGCCAGGCTGGACGACGCAAAGAAGAGCGGCCTTACCCTCGGCTTCAGCAACGAGCCGCCCTTCGCGTTCAAGCAGGCCGATGGATCATTGGCCGGGTCAGACTACGATCTCGCAAAGCTCGCATTCAACCGCCTTGGAGTAGAGCGGATCGAAGGAACGGTGGTTGCGTTCGGATCGCTCATCCCGGGACTTCAAGCCAAACGTTTCGATTTTATCGCGACCGGACTCTATATCCTTCCCGCGCGCTGCCTTCAGGTTCTCTTCACCGAGCCCAACTTCACCGTTCAGGAAGGTCTTCTCGTTCGCAAAGGCAATCCCAAGCAAATCCATAGTCTTGACGACATCGTCAAACACGAGGACATCAAGGTTGGTGGCAACATAAGTGGCCAGCCGACACAGAATGCAGTCAAGGCCGGCGTGAAGGATAGCCAAATCACGCGTTTTCCGGACATCCCCTCCAATGTCGCGAGCCTGAAAGCGGGCAGGATCGACGGGGCATTGCTTATATCGGTAACTGCACGCTGGAACGCAAAGAACGATCCGACCCTGGAAGTCGCCGAACCATACACGGGCCTGCTCATAGATGGCAAGCCGAAGCAAGACTACGGCGCATTTGCCTTCCGTAAGGAGGATTCGGAGCTTCGGGACGCATTTAATGCCGAGATGCTCAAGATCGTGCATTCTTCGGAATATGTTGAGATCCTGAAAAAGTACGGCATGACGCAGAACGAAGTGCCGGCGGCCGACGTCAAGCTCGATACTCTTTGTAAGCAGTAG
- a CDS encoding LysR family transcriptional regulator, with product MNLHFLRFFTTVAEAGSFSRAADILRVSQPAVSKGVRDFELQVGCRLLDRTSKGVRTTREGRALLRHAENLFAAERAAEEELSSLRNLASGSLHIGASTTIATYMIAEYIGSFRRRYPSIDVHLVSANTRDIAGMMRAHEIEIALVEGPVEDDDLVSTAWRTDMMSLIAGPTHAFALSENHVYAAALEDEILIVREPGSGSREIVAQALLNHGVRPRKTLEIGSTEAIKQVVACGLGVSIVSTSTIGDQIKLGRLKAIKMKDLQISRTLWHVEVRGRTKIPAAIAFERIIGVAP from the coding sequence ATGAATTTGCATTTCCTCCGCTTCTTTACCACCGTCGCTGAGGCTGGAAGCTTTTCGCGAGCAGCGGACATCTTGCGCGTTAGCCAGCCCGCGGTCTCGAAAGGAGTACGCGATTTCGAACTGCAAGTGGGCTGTCGCTTGCTGGATCGTACATCGAAAGGAGTACGTACGACCCGCGAGGGGCGGGCACTTCTCAGGCACGCAGAAAATCTGTTCGCTGCCGAGCGGGCCGCCGAAGAGGAACTGTCGTCGCTGCGCAACCTCGCGAGCGGATCGCTTCACATCGGGGCAAGCACCACGATCGCGACCTACATGATCGCTGAGTACATAGGCAGCTTCCGGCGCAGGTATCCGAGCATCGATGTGCATCTGGTAAGCGCCAACACGCGGGATATTGCCGGAATGATGCGCGCGCATGAAATAGAGATCGCCCTCGTGGAAGGACCGGTCGAAGACGATGATCTCGTCAGTACGGCCTGGCGGACGGACATGATGAGCCTGATAGCAGGTCCGACTCACGCCTTCGCATTATCGGAAAATCACGTGTATGCGGCGGCCCTCGAAGATGAAATCCTGATCGTTCGGGAACCAGGCTCCGGCTCACGGGAGATCGTCGCGCAGGCGCTGTTGAACCATGGCGTGCGGCCGCGCAAAACCCTCGAAATCGGCAGCACGGAAGCGATCAAGCAAGTTGTCGCATGCGGTCTTGGTGTCTCGATCGTCTCAACATCAACCATTGGCGATCAGATCAAGCTTGGCCGGCTCAAGGCGATAAAAATGAAGGATCTGCAGATATCGCGCACGCTTTGGCACGTGGAAGTACGGGGACGAACCAAAATTCCTGCCGCGATTGCCTTTGAGCGAATCATAGGTGTCGCCCCATGA
- a CDS encoding ABC transporter substrate-binding protein encodes MARSIQNKLRRVAFVVASCVMLIPAHATSKDALTIKIGLQAVPTDDVYRTKDWGAKYNLKVDIGSYSSGSEILKAFVAGQIDIGNGGSGRLITMAAMQPNLFYIIAADQYGGDRYGVIVANHSSVKAVAELKGRKIGAVAGSGSFSTFRVFLDKNGMKEGDFQIVNMKVEDLRAAVQQGVVDAAVAWEPHVAIGETMGVVKRIQSMKGVSESPNLVLVRRKFADEHPEAVARYLATLIDAGTYMKTQPDDAASKVAADISKQGVDIDPKALELALTRINVDPKLTDAMTDELMPVAESMKAAGKIPNIPDFKSLVRNQFYEEAAKLASSTN; translated from the coding sequence ATGGCTCGCTCAATCCAAAACAAGTTGCGTCGTGTAGCATTTGTTGTGGCATCCTGCGTGATGCTGATTCCAGCGCACGCCACGTCCAAAGATGCGCTGACAATAAAGATAGGTCTGCAAGCCGTTCCAACCGACGACGTTTATCGCACCAAGGATTGGGGCGCAAAGTACAACCTTAAGGTTGACATCGGGAGCTATAGCTCTGGAAGCGAAATACTCAAGGCGTTTGTCGCCGGGCAAATCGATATCGGCAACGGAGGCTCAGGTCGACTAATCACTATGGCTGCGATGCAGCCCAATCTGTTCTACATTATTGCCGCCGATCAGTATGGGGGCGATCGCTACGGCGTAATTGTCGCGAACCATTCATCTGTCAAAGCGGTGGCTGAACTCAAAGGAAGGAAGATCGGCGCGGTTGCCGGATCCGGCTCTTTCAGCACTTTCCGTGTCTTTTTAGACAAGAACGGGATGAAGGAAGGCGACTTCCAGATCGTCAATATGAAGGTTGAGGACCTGCGAGCCGCCGTGCAGCAAGGTGTTGTCGACGCTGCAGTGGCATGGGAGCCGCATGTTGCGATTGGCGAGACGATGGGCGTGGTAAAGCGTATTCAGTCGATGAAGGGCGTAAGTGAATCGCCGAACCTTGTGCTGGTGCGCCGCAAGTTTGCTGATGAGCATCCCGAGGCCGTGGCGCGATATCTTGCCACGTTGATCGATGCCGGCACGTACATGAAGACGCAACCGGACGATGCCGCCAGCAAGGTTGCAGCCGATATCAGCAAGCAGGGCGTGGACATCGATCCAAAGGCGCTGGAGCTTGCCTTGACGCGGATCAACGTCGATCCAAAGCTGACCGACGCGATGACCGACGAGCTCATGCCGGTTGCCGAGTCTATGAAGGCGGCCGGAAAGATTCCCAACATTCCGGACTTCAAGAGCCTCGTGCGCAATCAATTCTATGAGGAAGCGGCGAAACTCGCGTCATCTACCAACTAA
- a CDS encoding LysR family transcriptional regulator, whose protein sequence is MNLQKLRALHSVIVTGSVTGAATRLHLTQPAVSRSLSALEAELGFKLFNRLGGRLVPTPQGEAFSRECERILLDIDDLTRIGKEIRANRGGRLRIVAMPQLARSLLVPALAQFSKEFPSVSISLEVRERREVERWASGLRFDVGIVMLPTQFEMLTSHSFAELVPVAVLHPDHPLAANKTILPSDLIEDRFIALDRTTLLRQIVDGMYVQAGLAANIWVEVSSAFIACQMVGAGMGVSISDPFSAALLAERDVVVRPCKTSARLNYAFVYPRHSKKTAQAVRFSEIVRSTLENLMGRFEFVQGQTIR, encoded by the coding sequence TTGAACCTTCAAAAGTTGCGCGCGCTGCATAGTGTAATCGTGACCGGTTCGGTCACCGGGGCCGCAACTCGACTTCATTTGACCCAACCAGCGGTAAGCCGTTCGCTGTCTGCCCTTGAAGCGGAGCTGGGATTCAAGCTCTTCAACCGGCTTGGTGGGCGCCTGGTTCCGACTCCTCAAGGAGAAGCCTTCTCGCGGGAATGCGAGCGTATCCTGCTGGATATCGACGATCTTACCCGCATCGGCAAAGAAATCCGCGCCAATCGAGGCGGTCGCCTTCGGATCGTGGCAATGCCACAACTCGCCCGAAGTCTACTCGTGCCGGCACTGGCCCAATTTTCGAAGGAGTTTCCGAGTGTTTCGATTTCTTTGGAAGTCAGGGAAAGACGCGAAGTCGAACGTTGGGCTTCGGGACTTAGGTTCGACGTTGGGATAGTAATGCTCCCGACTCAATTTGAAATGTTGACGTCGCATTCCTTCGCCGAATTGGTTCCCGTTGCGGTGCTTCATCCCGATCATCCACTTGCGGCGAATAAGACGATTCTCCCCAGTGATCTGATCGAGGACCGTTTTATTGCGCTGGACCGGACGACGTTGTTGCGGCAGATCGTTGATGGAATGTACGTACAAGCTGGCCTTGCCGCGAACATTTGGGTTGAAGTGTCGTCGGCGTTCATCGCGTGCCAAATGGTGGGAGCCGGAATGGGTGTGTCGATATCGGATCCATTCAGCGCAGCGCTGCTAGCAGAGCGAGATGTCGTGGTTCGCCCTTGCAAGACGTCGGCAAGGCTCAACTATGCTTTCGTCTATCCGCGCCATTCGAAGAAGACGGCGCAGGCGGTCCGGTTTTCCGAAATCGTGAGGAGCACTCTGGAGAATTTGATGGGGCGGTTCGAATTCGTGCAAGGGCAAACAATTCGATAA
- a CDS encoding ABC transporter permease: MARIALILVPLVAWEVCSRLGLINGFLFPAPSAILNKLWVQSGPNGNPPYAILWHVADSMLRLLSGLSLAVIIGTLLGVGLGMSQRARLVFQPIISILMPVPTLAWTPVLLLVMGIDNRTTILVVFLAAVFEMIYIVASGIEMLNVKMLWVAWSMGASRRQVFWRVIIPGIFPCLITGTRLGTGYAWRALIAAEMLAASSYGLGFMIYDASEYMNIGVIYGGVMMIAALGYLLENVLVGKIEAATIEKWGVLNER, encoded by the coding sequence ATGGCTCGTATCGCGCTGATCCTGGTGCCGCTGGTGGCTTGGGAGGTGTGCTCGCGGTTAGGGTTGATAAACGGCTTCTTGTTTCCGGCGCCGTCCGCGATCCTCAACAAGCTTTGGGTGCAATCCGGCCCAAACGGAAACCCGCCATATGCAATTCTGTGGCACGTGGCAGACAGCATGCTGCGCTTGCTCTCGGGATTATCACTTGCGGTAATCATAGGTACCCTGCTCGGGGTTGGACTTGGCATGAGTCAGCGGGCGCGGCTGGTGTTTCAGCCAATCATTAGCATCTTGATGCCTGTGCCGACGCTAGCATGGACCCCCGTCCTGCTGTTGGTCATGGGTATCGATAACCGCACGACCATCCTAGTCGTATTTCTCGCAGCGGTTTTCGAAATGATATACATCGTCGCGAGCGGCATCGAAATGCTGAACGTCAAAATGCTTTGGGTGGCTTGGTCGATGGGCGCGAGCCGACGGCAGGTATTTTGGCGCGTCATTATTCCCGGCATTTTTCCTTGCCTGATCACCGGCACACGGCTCGGTACAGGTTACGCCTGGCGCGCTCTGATCGCCGCCGAGATGCTGGCCGCCAGCAGCTATGGCCTGGGTTTCATGATCTATGACGCCTCCGAATACATGAACATTGGCGTCATCTATGGTGGCGTGATGATGATTGCGGCGCTCGGCTATCTTCTTGAGAACGTTCTGGTTGGCAAGATCGAAGCTGCTACCATCGAGAAATGGGGAGTACTCAATGAGCGTTGA
- a CDS encoding ABC transporter permease, translated as MSNATPSAPFAGVADEQRLRSILYRGAASAFLFALPIIVFLLIWETTVRLGWINATILPSPSNIARRAWVLLDPADPAKSILLTHIVVSLWRALSSFALACVLAIPMGLFLGLNRTAYLIASPLLSLLLPLPAVAWAPIFLVIFGQGDITIIAVCFLGAFFPILYSTIQGVRAIGRHSLWVVRSMGASRFDIFRRVLLPGALPALISGLKLGMAHSWRTLVAAEMLAALTHGLGFMIFAARSYMDVSTMFVGIVCLALIGLLIERGVFGSLEALTIHRWHGNGKVGSHR; from the coding sequence ATGTCTAACGCGACGCCGTCGGCGCCGTTCGCGGGTGTTGCCGACGAGCAGAGGCTGCGTAGCATCTTGTACCGCGGGGCGGCATCGGCATTCTTGTTCGCGCTGCCAATCATCGTCTTCCTGTTAATATGGGAGACAACGGTACGTCTCGGCTGGATCAATGCGACGATCCTGCCTTCGCCATCAAATATCGCGCGGCGCGCGTGGGTGCTGCTTGATCCAGCCGATCCCGCCAAGAGCATATTGCTGACGCATATTGTCGTTAGTTTGTGGCGTGCGCTGAGTTCGTTCGCTCTGGCATGCGTGCTGGCCATCCCAATGGGCCTCTTCCTGGGCCTCAACAGGACGGCCTATCTGATTGCTTCCCCACTCCTGAGCCTGTTACTGCCGCTACCGGCAGTTGCCTGGGCTCCGATCTTCCTGGTCATTTTCGGTCAAGGCGATATCACGATCATTGCTGTCTGTTTCCTCGGTGCCTTCTTTCCGATTCTGTACAGTACTATCCAGGGCGTGCGCGCAATCGGCCGACACTCCTTGTGGGTCGTGCGCAGCATGGGCGCAAGCCGGTTTGATATCTTTCGGCGTGTGCTGTTACCCGGTGCGCTGCCGGCGCTGATCTCGGGGCTGAAGCTTGGAATGGCGCATTCGTGGCGCACGCTGGTCGCGGCCGAAATGCTAGCTGCGTTGACCCATGGCCTCGGATTCATGATATTCGCGGCGCGTTCCTATATGGACGTATCCACGATGTTCGTCGGCATCGTATGCCTGGCCCTGATCGGTCTCCTTATCGAACGTGGCGTGTTTGGCTCGCTCGAAGCACTTACCATTCACCGCTGGCACGGTAACGGAAAAGTGGGTAGCCATCGATGA
- a CDS encoding CaiB/BaiF CoA transferase family protein, with amino-acid sequence MKAVPKQFEPEAAGALNGVRVVDLSRLVAGNMLTLQLADFGAEVIKIEDIVSGDPLRAWRVNDVSIHWKTYARNKKSVALDLRDERGRTILSDLLATADVLVENFRPGGLEKLGLLPEVLRAQNAGLIIVRISGWGQTGPYRDRPGFGTLVEGMSGFASRNGFPDRPPLLPPATLADMVAGIYGFGATMVALRHREVSGGNGQVIDLPLLDPLFSLLGPEAGIYQLTQQVRPRTGSRSLTGAPRNTFRTSDSRWIAISASMQVVAERLFRTIGRPDMIVDPRFLTNSDRIKNADACEEPIAEFIAARTLEDNMSIFERADVTAAPIYDIDQFLDDPHVQAREIVVGLPDSELGTVLMHNVVPRLETTPGRIRMPAPDLGQHTFAILRSLGITQARLEELREAGVIVQAKPSSQ; translated from the coding sequence ATGAAGGCCGTACCTAAGCAGTTCGAGCCAGAGGCTGCTGGCGCGCTTAACGGCGTCCGTGTCGTGGACCTTTCGCGTCTGGTCGCCGGGAATATGCTCACCCTGCAGCTCGCCGACTTCGGAGCCGAAGTCATCAAGATTGAGGACATCGTCTCGGGCGACCCTCTGCGCGCTTGGCGGGTCAACGATGTCAGCATCCATTGGAAGACCTACGCCCGGAACAAGAAGAGTGTCGCGCTAGACCTTCGCGACGAGAGAGGTCGGACGATCCTATCGGATCTGCTCGCGACGGCGGACGTGCTGGTCGAGAACTTCAGACCCGGAGGTCTGGAAAAGCTGGGTTTGTTGCCCGAGGTCCTTCGAGCACAGAATGCAGGACTGATCATCGTGAGAATCTCGGGATGGGGGCAGACCGGTCCCTATCGGGACAGGCCCGGCTTCGGCACTCTGGTCGAAGGCATGTCAGGCTTCGCTTCCCGCAACGGATTCCCTGATCGACCTCCGCTGCTGCCACCCGCCACGCTCGCCGATATGGTCGCGGGCATTTACGGATTTGGGGCAACCATGGTTGCGCTCAGGCATCGAGAAGTGAGCGGGGGTAACGGCCAGGTTATCGACTTGCCCTTGTTAGATCCGCTTTTTTCCCTCCTCGGTCCCGAAGCCGGAATCTATCAACTAACACAGCAGGTACGCCCGCGGACCGGCAGTCGATCGCTTACCGGAGCGCCGCGCAACACATTCCGTACCAGCGACTCTCGCTGGATCGCAATCTCCGCCTCGATGCAAGTTGTGGCCGAGAGGTTGTTCCGGACTATCGGTCGCCCTGACATGATCGTGGATCCCCGATTTTTGACGAACTCTGATCGCATCAAAAACGCCGATGCTTGCGAGGAGCCTATCGCGGAATTCATTGCCGCGCGGACGCTTGAAGATAACATGAGTATATTCGAGCGGGCAGACGTAACTGCTGCACCAATCTACGACATCGATCAATTCTTGGATGACCCCCATGTTCAAGCTCGCGAAATCGTCGTTGGGTTACCGGACTCCGAACTCGGAACGGTTTTAATGCACAACGTGGTCCCGAGGCTCGAAACTACGCCCGGAAGGATTCGGATGCCCGCTCCGGATCTCGGTCAACACACGTTTGCGATTCTGCGCTCCCTCGGCATCACGCAGGCCCGGTTGGAAGAACTGCGCGAGGCTGGCGTCATCGTGCAGGCTAAGCCATCATCCCAATGA
- a CDS encoding YeiH family protein: MAPCKDLPKSSKVDAPAGRLVALLPGILLCVLLTLLSIGIQEAEEHIFQHPYVEALVIAILLGMMIRSVSTTSERWKVGIAFSAKQLLEVAVMLLGASISFGAILPSGLFLIAAIVGTVAVTLAVSFGLSRMLGLPTKLSLLIASGNSICGNSAIAAVAPVIGADGDDIASSISFTAVLGVLMVLGLPLLIPLLELSATQYGILAGLTVYAVPQVLAATVPAGIVSTQIGTVVKLVRVLMLGPLVVGLSLVAPRLRGEVAPGKRINLIKLVPWFIIGFLVLAGLRSLQIIPSSVAAPVAKLASVLTVVSMSALGLGVDIRVLSKAGGKVTIAVTLSLILLLAMSLGLVQLFK, from the coding sequence ATGGCTCCATGCAAAGATCTTCCCAAATCGAGCAAGGTAGACGCGCCTGCCGGTCGTTTGGTTGCATTGCTTCCCGGCATCCTCTTATGCGTGCTCCTGACGCTGCTGTCGATTGGAATCCAGGAGGCCGAGGAGCACATCTTCCAACATCCCTATGTTGAAGCCTTGGTCATCGCCATCCTGCTCGGGATGATGATCCGCAGCGTCTCAACTACTTCCGAGCGCTGGAAGGTCGGAATCGCCTTCAGCGCGAAACAACTTCTCGAAGTGGCCGTGATGCTGCTCGGGGCCTCGATCAGCTTTGGGGCAATCCTGCCTTCCGGATTATTTCTGATTGCCGCGATCGTCGGAACGGTTGCGGTCACGCTTGCCGTGAGTTTCGGCCTCAGCCGCATGCTCGGCCTACCCACTAAGCTTTCGCTCCTGATCGCCTCCGGAAATTCCATTTGCGGCAATTCCGCGATCGCCGCGGTCGCCCCCGTTATAGGGGCAGATGGCGATGATATCGCGTCATCGATTTCCTTCACCGCGGTCCTTGGCGTGCTGATGGTGCTCGGGCTTCCACTGCTCATTCCACTCTTGGAGCTCTCGGCTACTCAGTACGGGATTCTCGCCGGCCTCACCGTGTACGCCGTTCCCCAGGTGCTTGCCGCGACCGTTCCGGCAGGAATCGTCAGCACTCAAATTGGCACCGTGGTGAAGCTCGTTCGGGTCCTCATGCTAGGGCCGTTGGTGGTCGGCTTGTCGCTTGTCGCACCACGCCTGCGTGGCGAAGTCGCGCCCGGCAAGCGCATTAACCTCATCAAATTGGTACCTTGGTTCATCATCGGCTTCTTGGTACTGGCCGGCCTTCGTTCGTTGCAGATCATACCCAGCAGCGTTGCCGCCCCCGTTGCGAAGCTCGCCAGCGTGCTAACCGTAGTCTCCATGTCCGCACTCGGGCTGGGTGTCGATATCCGGGTGCTTTCGAAGGCCGGCGGGAAAGTCACGATTGCGGTGACCTTGTCTCTGATACTTCTGCTCGCGATGAGCCTCGGCCTGGTTCAACTCTTCAAGTGA
- a CDS encoding TrmB family transcriptional regulator yields the protein MSGDKQANLSELMPDLLALGFSEYEARAYLALYELSQATAYEVAKLAGLPKANAYSVLESLAKKEAAQPISETPLRYVAVAPKVLFERIATATSKRCAKLIRTIPAVSQSNDGGYVWTINGEDAIAAKMEAMIDGAKSHIWVKTEEKILLPHRDALRRAADRGVAILIILFGTQVEKFQFGAKSRTYLHEGNGIPVGIAPHLVTLTVDFEEALVAEIRAQGGSYTRNKPIVNLADSLLRHEIYFAEIFEMFGQPIQKTFGPAIIELRRKYLPAPQVAALESLLGLTASRVEKKSKLKEEKI from the coding sequence GTGAGCGGCGATAAGCAAGCTAATCTAAGTGAGTTGATGCCAGACTTGCTCGCTCTGGGTTTTAGCGAGTACGAAGCGCGTGCCTACCTCGCGCTCTATGAGCTTTCGCAGGCGACTGCCTACGAAGTAGCCAAACTTGCAGGCTTACCCAAGGCGAACGCATATTCTGTCCTCGAGAGTCTGGCAAAGAAGGAGGCGGCTCAACCGATCTCCGAAACTCCACTGCGGTATGTGGCGGTAGCGCCCAAGGTTCTGTTTGAGCGAATTGCGACAGCGACGAGCAAGCGCTGCGCAAAGTTGATCCGAACGATTCCGGCTGTTTCACAGTCCAACGACGGTGGCTACGTATGGACCATTAACGGCGAGGACGCGATCGCCGCCAAGATGGAGGCTATGATCGACGGAGCGAAATCACACATTTGGGTAAAAACAGAAGAGAAAATACTGCTGCCGCACCGCGACGCGCTTCGACGTGCTGCAGACCGCGGGGTTGCGATTCTCATCATCCTTTTCGGGACTCAAGTCGAGAAGTTTCAATTCGGTGCGAAGTCGCGAACTTATCTCCACGAGGGAAACGGCATTCCCGTGGGAATCGCACCGCATCTTGTAACCCTTACAGTGGATTTCGAAGAAGCTCTGGTGGCGGAGATTCGTGCGCAAGGCGGCTCCTACACGCGAAATAAGCCGATAGTTAATCTTGCTGACTCCCTATTGCGGCACGAGATCTACTTCGCGGAAATATTCGAAATGTTCGGGCAACCGATCCAGAAGACGTTCGGCCCCGCTATTATCGAGCTTCGAAGGAAGTATCTTCCCGCACCGCAAGTTGCGGCGCTGGAAAGCCTTCTAGGGCTTACCGCGAGTCGAGTTGAGAAAAAATCCAAGCTGAAAGAAGAAAAGATCTAA